From the genome of Biomphalaria glabrata chromosome 1, xgBioGlab47.1, whole genome shotgun sequence, one region includes:
- the LOC129924055 gene encoding glycoprotein-N-acetylgalactosamine 3-beta-galactosyltransferase 1-like, with protein MQLLARRYLSGVLLGVLLVCILNSWLKLDHGWSQGKLRWSIKNLNWSVLNDMDTHKKWSLTTQAYRELPDIHLDGDKNMHHDSDTVARKLMEEVKVLVWVMTNPKNLQNKAKAVKETWGKRCNKVIFFSSETDQNFPTIGLNVSEGREHLTAKTMQGFRYVYDHFFNDFDWFMKADDDTYVIPENLRYFLSDQNTSEPVFFGHYFKTRVPQGYHSGGGGYVLSKEALRRLAERGKDPKLCRQDGGSEDVEIGRCMQNFGVKTGNSTDALGRSRFHCFTPEGHLFGSYPDWYFKYDGNGAKKGTESISDYAISFHYVNPEKMYSLEFYIYHLRPYGIISGHQALNKVT; from the exons ATGCAGTTGTTGGCCAGACGGTATCTATCGGGTGTACTGCTTGGGGTCCTTCTGGTGTGTATCTTAAACAGTTGGCTCAAACTAGACCACGGCTGGTCACAGGGCAAGCTCCGATGGTCAATCAAAAACCTCAACTGGTCAGTTCTCAACGACATGGATACCCATAAGAAATGGTCATTGACGACACAAGCATATCGCGAGCTACCAGACATCCATCTTGATGGGGATAAGAATATGCATCATG ACTCAGACACTGTGGCCCGGAAGCTGATGGAGGAGGTCAAAGTTCTTGTCTGGGTGATGACTAATCCCAAAAACTTACAGAACAAAGCCAAGGCTGTGAAAGAGACTTGGGGCAAACGATGCAACAAGGTGATCTTTTTCAG TTCAGAGACAGACCAAAATTTCCCAACCATTGGTCTAAATGTGTCTGAAGGTCGCGAGCACTTGACGGCCAAGACAATGCAAGGATTCCGCTATGTCTACGATCACTTCTTCAACGACTTTGATTGGTTTATGAAG GCTGATGACGACACATATGTCATTCCAGAGAACCTGAGGTACTTTCTATCTGACCAGAACACAAGTGAACCTGTATTCTTTGGTCACTATTTCAAGACTCGTGTCCCACAAGGCTACCACAG CGGGGGAGGAGGCTACGTGTTAAGCAAAGAGGCTTTGAGGCGACTTGCAGAGCGAGGCAAAGACCCCAAACTATGCCGTCAGGATGGGGGCTCCGAGGACGTTGAGATAGGGCGCTGCATGCAGAACTTTGGAGTCAAAACAGGAAACAGCACAGACGCCCTAGGCAGGAGTCGGTTCCACTGCTTCACCCCGGAAGGCCATTTGTTCGGATCATATCCGGATTGGTATTTCAAATATGACGGAAATGGCGCCAAAAAG ggcaCTGAAAGTATCAGCGACTACGCCATCAGCTTCCATTACGTGAATCCAGAGAAAATGTACAGCCTGGAGTTTTATATCTATCACCTTCGACCTTACGGGATTATTTCTGGACACCAAGCTTTGAACAAAGTCACGTGA